The genome window TATCAACCCACAACCCCATCAAAAAACACTTCATCAACAAAAGTAATTGGAGGGCCCATAGtcagattattattttaagaaataaagaaaattaactattaagcaagaatgcattcaattaatcaaaaggtgacagcaaatacatttataatgttacaaaagatttcgatttcaaataaatgctgttctttttaacctttattcatcaaagaaacaatcctaaaaatgtaacacattttccacaaaacattaacattaaactaCAGTTATTGtactgtaatatttccccttttgTTCTTCTATACAAACCAacaaaatgcagccttagtgagcataatataaaaaataaatttaactttACTGACCCAAACCTTTTGAACcttactaaaattaaattagatgTTATCCTGGACAAAATTTATCTAATTGAATAATTACCAGtatcatttctaattattattatcatcataattATTAAAGTCACCTTTTTCTGAAAATCAATACTGTTGGTGAATCAAAGACACAGTTACAAAAcaaagttatattatattatatatatatattaatatatgattaaaaactgcacacaatgttttctttcttttcttgaaaAAAGAGCTGAATTATGAGATTAACCTTGactatttcaatttattttttctccagTTTTATAAATTTGAGTTTATTTAAAAGTACCCTCTGGAAAACATATAGAACTAATGATTTGCAAGGCCATTATACCTTCACCAGGAGATCTGTGAGCTTCTCATCCCCCCAGTAGACTGCGCCTGACACTTTGCCTTTTGCCCAGTCTACCTCACCTGAAATCatgagtttgaaaaaatattgaGGACAATAGTGGGACACTGACTTCAAATACCATATAAACCAGTGACATTATACCCTATTAAACAAACTTGCTTGTAAAGAAACTGCACCCACACTGAAGGGCAAATTCAGTCTGAGAACATCTGGCGGAAAATTAAAAGTTCTGACTTATCCTCAATGCCTTTGGGCTATTTCCCCATTCTAAAAGATGGGAGTTAGGACAGGCTTCAGGTGACTCACTCAGTGTCTCATACTCCCTGATCTTGTCAAGGAGCTGTTTGTGGGTGAGGCCCTGCGCAGGCAGGAGTTTGGTGTAGCTCATGCCTTCCTTCAGCGTGCACAGACTCACTGACATGTCATCCAATGCCTTGTTGAGCTGATCTTGAATCTGATAAGAGAAGATTCAAGAGAAAACAAAGTGTCATAATCTCGGGATTATTTTATGAACATGAACCAGACATGTTGCGCTCCGTTCAGGTTAATGACACAACGTAAACCCTGGAATGATCACAGGGCCATAATGTGAAAGTGTGTTAAAGGCTTAATTTCCTCTTCAGCATGAGAGTGGTGACTTAATCGTCGATCAATGAGTCAGAAAGAGAAGTCTGAACGAAGGAAGGGAAGTAGACAACCACTAGATGCTTACCGCTGCTCCAATAAAGGGGATTTTTCTGATGATTTTAAAGAACTGCTTCTTTACCCTTGACGTCAGACCTAGAAAACATGACACAATGAGCAAACTGCGGTGAAGACGTGACATGAAATGTCTCTACGGCAAGGCATTTTTCTAAACTTTAGTTGCGGTCAAAAACATTCAAGCCCCAAGACTGCttgagcattttaaaacaatcttATTTTCAACAGAGAAATTTACCAAATCTGAAGTTTGCcatgtaaaattaaacaaatgagaGACCTCAGTCTAAATGTTTGGGTTTTCTCCCTCAGGTCATGTGAAATCATGGTTTCTGGATGATGACTCAACCATAACATGCAACGATAAattcaaaaacaaagcaaaaatgggGTCTAGGTCACCAGTAGCGTATGAAGCTCACAAGTGCCACAGTCATTGTTCACGTGGCCTTGACATTTTGCAACTTTGTTTTAAGACTTCCTGACTTATGAATAGCAAGAAAAGGACAAAATCACTATTCACTTGCAATAAGTTTGCAACATTATGCTAGGTTTCATATTGTTGCATGATGGAAAAGAAGACATTAGGTTATGACTGTGAAAAGACGTTATATTTTTCTCTCTTGACTCATGTAAAGATTTCTTCAAGATAATGTAGACTACCATTTAAAAACAACTTACTGGTAATTAAAAggcttttaatgcattttaatgtgacAGGACAGTAAAGAGGTTAGAGGAAAGCATTGGGCAGAGAGAATGGGACCATGAGACGGGAACTGAACTTGGGTTGCTGCAAgtgctttttaaaaatagttatacTGAATAGTATTGAtctttcacaatatcactgttctACTTTGTAGAAAGAACTATTATTACTAAGAACTATTAATACTTAGAAAGTATTACTTTCtactttaaaagaaacttctCTCAAAAAAATTGTACCGACCTACAACTTATGAATGATTGTGCAAACCTGACaacatgtttaaaaacattttgataaaaaaattggGTGATCAATGGCGCTTACTCTCTGGTTGGAAAAGGAAGCCCTTTAGCCACACCACACCAAGTGTGAACAGCAAAGTGGTTGCAATGATCTGCCATGGCTCCAGACCAGCACACTGAGAATTCACAAAGCGCCGAGCCTCCTCTATGTACAGTAGAGCCATCTCTTTATACTCCTCCAAGGCACTCTGCATGAATAAAGGAGAAATGTTACAGAAATAAACCCAATTTAAGCAGAAACCAACATACAGAAACCAAGAAAATGGCTGCCTCCCGCTTTACAAGCAACAGCCACATAAATCAATCAACAAGCACTGATAGAAGATTCAACAGACATCCTAATACTTAAATTCTTTAGGGTTAGGCTCTATTTGAACAATAAGTAGAAAAATTTAGGCCCAGATTAGCATAATTAGAGTTTACCATCGCAGATGGCGTCATACTAATTGTCTCAGGAGCTTTGATTTATTAATGACACTGTAAATTGTATAAGCAGTATATCTAACTTTAGCCACAAGAAACAAGGAGAGCTTAGTAGATAACCATTTCACTCAATGAGATATTGTTCCTGCTGGCCAGACCTTATTCattatgagaagaaaaaaaggctttttaaggatatgggtgcaaaaaaaaaaaaaaaaaaaatacaaatttaagtcTACACTGAAGTCCATATTTATAAATAGTTTGTCTCGTTTAAAAAGGCAGTAAAATGCATATCTGGTAGATGCATTTCACAATCACCATTTTTTACAGCACAGTGTGGTTTTGCTTGATAACTGCGCAGATTGTTTCCCAATAGCATCCCCATAACAGCACACAGGAAATCTGGAGGTCAGCTGAACAAAGTCTTAGCGAACCATATTCATGAGCATATTAACTCCTCGTCATCTACGATGAATGAGCTTCTCATTTTGACAAAGCGATCAGttgaattttgtttaatttgaacATGTAAAAAGCACTAGTTATGCTAAGAATCATACATTATCTTGAATCTAGCACAATAAATGAGGTGTAATTAGATTACTAGATTAATAAAACTATCATTTTGTTAAGGAGGTAATGACTGAATCAGGCAGGAGCAACATCGCCTAAATGGAGTTCTAAGTCCATGGGAAGCTCTCCGACAGGTTTAGCAGGGTTTGCCAAATACAGTAGATTCAGAAGAGCAGGTAAACAGGTCATGCGAGCGAGCATTTGAAACTTTGACCAGGGGCATATTTCTTTGTACGTTGCTTACTCAGTTAGCTGAATTTGATCGttgatttggcatgatcttggattgGTTGATTCTTCGAAACTAATCCCAGagttgctgtcatagcaacaggtccttAAACTTAAACCTGTTCGGAAGCAGGCTTATTTCAAGAAAACAGGGTTAGATTGCATCGTTTTAAGCAGAAATGATGCTTAAAATCTGTCCCAGCCACAGTTACTTTATTAGAAGAGTACCCTTCTGATCCAGGTACAGTGACTtacaataacattatttataatgtaaaaaatatctataATAGACACAGCCAGGTTTACacattgaaaaatgtatttgtgaaaaaaagaatTACTTTAGAATTGTATTGGAGTCTTACAGCTAATCTGAGCATGCAGCTATTAtgggagtggcttgatggagtgcaggagatgcagataacatgatcttgacccttaagaaactttcacaCTGCAATTTAACAAATCTGCTTCAAAGATAAAATTAACTGAACTGATAATTACACcactgaaaaaaattacaaagccTGTGCAAATACTAGAAATCATGAATAGTTCAATTGGGaatcaggtttaaaaaaaaaaaaaaagtgcatatttttatttatctattattacATTCATAGTTTTGTTTACTTGGCTGCTTTCAGAAATTTCTTTGTCAAATTTTTTCGTCAggtgactttttttaaatatatgatgtcattgcattgctgtctagctgccagccaatcgctgcattgCTGATCGTGGTCTCAAGAAATGTGGAACACTGCGCTGAAATTAGATCTTTAAAGACAGAATCCCTAGCAGTCTTATGTAACAAGATCTCAAGACAGCTTCTCAGTGCATAACGTGCCATAAAATGCTGAGATTATGTTATCTCGTGAAAGGGGCAAAAGGCAAGAAAAGAGACACATTGCAAAAGAGATTAACAGAAGTGCACGTCTGCTATGTTGTAAACCTGACAGATAACATGACTGTTTCTAGAAAATAGGATGTCACCTCAAACTGCTTGCTTTCAGCTATATTAGTTTAGTCGAGCTTTGATTGTTTGTCCATTGTTGAGTTTAGTCGAGCTTTGATTGTTTGTCCATTGTTGAGTCAAAGAGCTCAAGTTTCTAATGGAAATATTCAGATGTCTCTAAACCAAGATCAAACAGAAAGTCTTATAGCAGCTGTCCATCTTTTAAAACTCTCAAGATTTACAGTAATGCATCCTGTAACATGTAACTATGATAAaggttttaataaatacattgttaGGTCTTTGATCTAAACAGCTAATAGTATATACAACAAATTTTGTCAGTGTATTTGTCCACTAATATTCAATGTTTggtgtcatttttaattaaaaacatttctttaaactgATCAGTTTATACCTATTATTTTCTTttgatctaataataataataataataataataataataaaataaataataataaaaaaataaaaataaaataaaaaagtaaaaaatgtatcaaaattttttatacattgtttAATTCTACCGAActgattataataaatgtttcctaagcagcaccaaatcagtatattaagatcagatgacactgaagactggagcgatggctgctgaaaatttagctttgcaatttgaaaatatagtaaaatagaaaacaatcattttaaattgtagtaataattcatttttttgacttttttttaacaaatgcattCATTCTGAGATTTAAATCGTCAATAATAGTGTATATTGA of Carassius auratus strain Wakin unplaced genomic scaffold, ASM336829v1 scaf_tig00009193, whole genome shotgun sequence contains these proteins:
- the LOC113072492 gene encoding sphingosine-1-phosphate lyase 1-like encodes the protein MDYRSALEEYKEMALLYIEEARRFVNSQCAGLEPWQIIATTLLFTLGVVWLKGFLFQPESLTSRVKKQFFKIIRKIPFIGAAIQDQLNKALDDMSVSLCTLKEGMSYTKLLPAQGLTHKQLLDKIREYETLSEVDWAKGKVSGAVYWGDEKLTDLLVKVYGEFAWSNPLHPDLFPGVRKMEAEVVRMTCALFNGGPDSCGTVTSGGTESILMACKAYRDMAHERGIKHPEIIAPLSVHAAFDKAAHYFGMKLIHIPLDKKTMKVDVKAMRRAISRNTAMLVCSAPQFPHGI